The Chlorocebus sabaeus isolate Y175 chromosome 6, mChlSab1.0.hap1, whole genome shotgun sequence genome has a segment encoding these proteins:
- the ERVK3-1 gene encoding endogenous retrovirus group K3 member 1, with amino-acid sequence MDKPCGCPPGVCDHGIGDQRDPWYSTMGLFPPVRAMSQRNLNAKTERGPTGVTMTANPITWGQIKKTTQEAEKLLERQGQAKTPDSMFLAMLAVVSCASIGSGEPPTSN; translated from the exons ATGGACAAACCGTGTGGGTGCCCTCCAGGTGTGTGTGACCATGGAATAGGAGACCAGAGGGATCCATGGTATTCAACTATGGGCCTGTTCCCTCCAGTACGAGCCATGAGCCAGCGGAATCTGAATGCGAAGACAGAACGAGGGCCGACCGGAGTCACAATGACAGCCAACCCCATAACAtggggacagatcaagaaaaccacccaggaagctgagaaactgctggagCGCCAGGGTCAGGCAAAAACCCCTGACTCCATGTTCTTGGCCATGCTAGCTGTAGTGTCCTGTGCG TCTATAGGATCGGGTGAACCACCAACCAGCAATTGA